From the Streptomyces sp. Sge12 genome, the window CTTCCTCGTCGGCCCGGAAGGCGTTGGGGGGCAGCAGGAGGACGGAGCCGGCGCCGGCCTCGGCGGCCCCCTCGGCCCAGCGGCGGGCCTCGGCGCTGCCGTAGGCGGCGACGCCGGGCATGACGCGGGCGCCGTCGCCGGCCGCCTCGACGGCGGTCCGCACGACGCGCGCCCGCTCCTCGTCGGTGAGGGTCTGGTACTCCCCGAGGGAGCCGTTGGGGACCACGCCGTCGCAGCCGTTGGCGATCAGCCAGGCCACGTGTTCGGCGTATGCGTCGTAGTCGACGGTGAGGTCCTCGCGCAGCGGGAGCGCGGTGGCGACCATGATGCCGTGCCAGGGGCGGGTGCGGGGCGCGGGGGTGTGCGCGTGGGTCATGTGAGAGCTCCCTAGAGTGGTGTGTGACATTTTATTAGTGGGTGCGGCGCGGCCACAAGGGCCCGCGCGTCCCGATCAGTTCCCGGCGGGCGGAAGTTCGGCGAGCTGGCGCAGCGGTACCGGACAGGACAGCGGACGCCGGTCGGCCGCGGCTTCCTCCCCGGCCAGGGCGGCGACGGCGGGGCCGCACATCCGGCCCTGGCACCAGCCCATGCCGGCCCGGGTGAGGAGCTTGACGGTACGGGCGTCCCGCGCGCCCAGGTCCTCGGCCGCCTCCCGGATCCGCCCGGCCGGCACCTCCTCGCAGCGGCAGACGACCGCGTCGTCCCGGAGCCAGCCGGTCCAGCCCGCGCCGGGGCGGTGCGCGGCGGCCATCGCGTCGGCGAAGGCGCGCAGCCGCGCGCGGCGGCGGGTGAGGCGGGCCCCGGGCAGCGCGCCCGCGACGGAGTGCGCGGCCAGTTCGCCCTCGATCATGGCCAGTTGGGCTCCGCCGATACCGCCGGTCTCGCCCGCCGACCAGATCCCGGGGACGGAGGTCCGCTGCTCGGCGTCGAGTGCGAGGGCGACGGTGCCGTCGGCGCTTCGCACGGTGGCGCAGCCGAGGCCGGTGGCGAGTTCCAGCTGGGGCACCAGCCCGTGGCCGACGGCCAGGGCGTCGCACGGGACCCGGCGGCCGGTGCCGGGCAGCGGACGCCAGTTCCGGTCGAGGCGGGCCACGGTGACGGCCTCGACCCGGTCGGTGCCGTGGGCCTCGGTGACGGCGTGCCGGGTCAGCAGCCGGACGTGGTGGCGGGCCAGCGCCCCGCCGTAGCCGGCCGCCTCGACGAGCTTGCCGGGGTTGCGCAGCAGGGCGGGGACCCGGCCCGCGTACGCGGTGTAGGCGGCGGCCTCCACCACGGCGGGCACGGTCGCTCCGGCGGCGGCCAGCGAGCCGGCCACGGCGAGCAGCAGCGGCCCGCTCCCGGCGACGACCACCCGCTTGCCCGGCAGCACCAGCCCGCTCTTGAGCATGGCCTGTGCCCCGCCGGCCCCGACCACTCCCGGCAGGGTCCAGCCGGGGAAGGGCAGTTGCCGCTCGTAGGCGCCGGTGGCAATGAGCACCGCCCGGGCCGTGACGGCCGCGGCCCGCTCCTCGGGGGCGTGACCCGCGACGGCGTGCAGGATCCACTGCGTGGCGGGCGCGGCATCCCCCCGGCGCGCCCCGGCCGCCTCGTCCGCCTCGCCCGCGTCGGCCGGCACGACCGCCCACACGTGGTGGAGCGGGAGGTACGTGATCCGGCCGGCCGACTCGTGCGCGCGCAGGGCGGCTTCGCGCGTCGCGAAATCGGCCCAGCCGTGGTGGAGCGCCTCGGGGCGGGCCGCGCCCAGTCCCGGGGCGGGGTGGCGGTAGAACTGGCCGCCGGGGCGGTCGCCCGCGTCGAGGAGGGCCACCCGCAGCCCGAGGCCGGCGGCGGTGACGGCGGCGGCCAGTCCGGCCGGGCCGGCGCCGACGATCGCGAGATCGGTCCGGGCCGCCGCGGGCCCGTCCGTGGGCGCGGGCACGGCGGCAGGGCCTGCCGGGCTCTCGGGATGCGCGCGGCCCGCGCGGTCCACGCGGTCCGCGCAGCCGGCGGGTTCAGACGGCCAAGTCGGCACGGCCGGTTCCCTCCTGGGTGGTGACGGTGTCCCCGGGCCGGGCGGGGACCAGGCAGGCCCGCTGGTTCGGGCGGCCGTTGACGGTGACGAGGCAGTCGAAGCAGCTGCCGATCCCGCAGAACGCCCCGCGCGGGGCGCCGCCCTCGCGGGTGGTCCGCCAGGCGAGGACGCCCGCGCCCCAGAGGGCGGCGGCGATGCTCTGACCGGGCAGGGCGGGCAGCTCCCGCCCGTCGAAGGTGATCTCGTACGCGGCCACCGGCGTACCGCCGACCAGCGAGCGGGGGCTGCGGCGCATCAGTGCTGCTCCTCGGGGGTGTCGGCGGCGGCCGGGCCGGCGGCGAAGCGGTCCGGGCGGAACGGGTGGGCGGGGAGCGGCGGTTCGTCCCCCGTCAGGGCGGCGGCGACCAGCAGTCCGGTGGCGGGGGCGAGGCCGATGCCGGCGCCCTCGTGGCCGCAGGCGTGCAGCAGTCCGGGGCGCCGCGGGTCCGGGCCGATCGCCGGGAGGTGGTCGGGCAGGTAGGGGCGGAAGCCGTGGTAGGTGCGCATCACCCGGACGTCCGCCAGGACGGGGAAGAGCGCCGCCGCCTGGGAGGCCAGCCGGCGCAGGGCCTCCGTGGAGAGGGTGCGGTCGAAGCCGACGCGTTCCCGGGTGGCGCCGATCAGGACCGGGCCCGACGGGGTGCCCTCGACGACCGCCGAGGACTGCAGGGCGGCGGAGCCGCTGGCCACGTCCGCGATGTAGTCGGCGGCGTAGACCTTGTGCCGGACCACCCTGGGCAGGGGTTCGGTCACCAGGACGAAGCCGCGGCGCGGGAGAACGGGCAGGGTGACCCCGGCCAGTGAGGCGATGTGGCCGCCCCAGGTGCCGGCCGCGTTCACCACGGCGGGGGCCAGGAGTTCACGGCGGGGCGTGCGCACCCCGCGTACGGCGCCCCGGTCCAGCAGGACCTGCGTCACCTCCTCGCCGAGGTGCAGCCGGG encodes:
- a CDS encoding FAD/NAD(P)-dependent oxidoreductase, coding for MPAPTDGPAAARTDLAIVGAGPAGLAAAVTAAGLGLRVALLDAGDRPGGQFYRHPAPGLGAARPEALHHGWADFATREAALRAHESAGRITYLPLHHVWAVVPADAGEADEAAGARRGDAAPATQWILHAVAGHAPEERAAAVTARAVLIATGAYERQLPFPGWTLPGVVGAGGAQAMLKSGLVLPGKRVVVAGSGPLLLAVAGSLAAAGATVPAVVEAAAYTAYAGRVPALLRNPGKLVEAAGYGGALARHHVRLLTRHAVTEAHGTDRVEAVTVARLDRNWRPLPGTGRRVPCDALAVGHGLVPQLELATGLGCATVRSADGTVALALDAEQRTSVPGIWSAGETGGIGGAQLAMIEGELAAHSVAGALPGARLTRRRARLRAFADAMAAAHRPGAGWTGWLRDDAVVCRCEEVPAGRIREAAEDLGARDARTVKLLTRAGMGWCQGRMCGPAVAALAGEEAAADRRPLSCPVPLRQLAELPPAGN
- a CDS encoding (2Fe-2S)-binding protein, encoding MRRSPRSLVGGTPVAAYEITFDGRELPALPGQSIAAALWGAGVLAWRTTREGGAPRGAFCGIGSCFDCLVTVNGRPNQRACLVPARPGDTVTTQEGTGRADLAV
- a CDS encoding NAD(P)/FAD-dependent oxidoreductase, coding for MLKRHSLDVVIIGAGVVGAACAYYAARAGLSVAVVDRGPVAGGTTGAGEGNLLVSDKEAGPELDLALLSTRLWTELAAALPPEVEYEPKGGLVVAPDETTFKALRTFAEGQRAAGVDAVEVAAGALPELEPHLAPGSAGGFHYPQDAQVQPAQAAARLLAASGARLHLGEEVTQVLLDRGAVRGVRTPRRELLAPAVVNAAGTWGGHIASLAGVTLPVLPRRGFVLVTEPLPRVVRHKVYAADYIADVASGSAALQSSAVVEGTPSGPVLIGATRERVGFDRTLSTEALRRLASQAAALFPVLADVRVMRTYHGFRPYLPDHLPAIGPDPRRPGLLHACGHEGAGIGLAPATGLLVAAALTGDEPPLPAHPFRPDRFAAGPAAADTPEEQH